The proteins below come from a single Kosakonia sp. SMBL-WEM22 genomic window:
- a CDS encoding YciI family protein yields MHIYIVRMDHPDGTGWNTFVREHVIYLKGLIEQGKLLASGPLKNTPLRAGFLIFRAETRDEVQSMIGADPFAREGLIAHLDIQQWDPLFGQFSSYSSHNATGDLKDLID; encoded by the coding sequence ATGCACATTTATATTGTCAGAATGGACCATCCGGACGGCACCGGGTGGAATACCTTTGTGCGCGAGCATGTGATTTATCTGAAGGGGCTGATAGAACAGGGCAAACTGTTAGCGTCCGGTCCACTCAAAAACACGCCGCTGCGGGCGGGATTTCTTATTTTCAGGGCTGAGACGCGCGATGAAGTCCAGTCCATGATCGGTGCGGACCCTTTTGCACGTGAAGGCCTTATTGCCCACCTTGATATCCAGCAATGGGACCCTCTGTTCGGGCAGTTCAGCAGTTACTCAAGCCATAATGCAACCGGGGATTTGAAGGATTTAATTGATTAA
- a CDS encoding SDR family oxidoreductase, whose amino-acid sequence MKTVVSETSKVVILTGASSGIGEATARHLSRKGHHLFIGARRIEKLTALATELRATGGNVDAMAIDVTRPEDLQRIAARALEKHGRIDALINNAGVMPLSPLAALKVEEWNRMLDVNVRGVLHGIAAVLPIMQEQGYGHIINIASTGAYTVSPTAAVYCASKFAVRAISDGLRQETDAIRVTLVSPGVVESELADHITDETARAAMHEFRRIALPPEPVAQAIAYAIEQPAGVDISELIVRPVASPH is encoded by the coding sequence ATGAAAACAGTGGTATCAGAAACGTCTAAGGTGGTCATTCTTACCGGTGCCAGTAGTGGTATAGGTGAGGCCACAGCCCGTCATCTTTCCCGGAAGGGACATCATTTGTTTATCGGTGCCAGACGTATTGAAAAACTGACCGCACTGGCGACAGAGTTGCGGGCAACGGGGGGTAATGTTGATGCCATGGCAATTGACGTCACGCGACCAGAAGATTTGCAACGCATCGCAGCCAGGGCGCTGGAGAAGCACGGACGCATTGACGCGCTCATAAATAACGCTGGCGTTATGCCACTCTCACCGCTGGCAGCGTTGAAGGTCGAAGAGTGGAACCGCATGCTGGATGTCAATGTCCGGGGCGTTCTGCACGGGATAGCCGCCGTCCTGCCGATCATGCAGGAGCAGGGTTATGGTCACATTATTAACATTGCCTCCACAGGCGCGTATACGGTCTCGCCCACAGCCGCTGTCTATTGCGCCAGCAAGTTTGCCGTGCGCGCTATTTCTGACGGGCTTCGGCAGGAGACCGATGCGATCCGGGTGACGCTGGTCAGCCCGGGAGTGGTCGAGTCAGAACTTGCCGATCATATTACGGACGAAACAGCCCGGGCTGCCATGCACGAATTCCGGCGCATCGCCTTACCTCCGGAGCCCGTGGCGCAGGCAATCGCCTATGCCATCGAACAACCCGCTGGCGTTGATATCAGCGAACTCATCGTCCGTCCTGTGGCCAGTCCTCATTAA
- a CDS encoding AlpA family transcriptional regulator, which yields MTAHQLLRLKQVEEKTGLKRSQIYLYMKNGTFPRSIKIGPASVAWLESEIDEWISLKLAGRSIS from the coding sequence ATGACAGCACATCAGCTATTACGCCTGAAGCAAGTTGAAGAAAAAACTGGCCTGAAACGCTCTCAGATTTACCTGTATATGAAAAATGGAACCTTTCCACGTTCAATAAAAATTGGCCCGGCCAGTGTGGCCTGGCTCGAATCGGAAATTGATGAATGGATCAGCCTTAAATTGGCCGGACGTTCAATCAGTTAA
- a CDS encoding flavin reductase family protein, translating to MHDSLPAEKAYRILEAGPVILVSTRGTDGRTNLMTAGFHMMMQHAPPLVGVIIGPWDYSYQALSDSGECVLAVPPAGMAKAVVDIGNCSGETDDKFARFGLTPIAAQSVSAPLVDECLANLECRVVDDRQVRRYNLWVLEVQRIWLDSAWQELRLLHHQGDGRFSIDGETLDLSDRMVKWRDLMD from the coding sequence ATGCATGACAGCCTGCCTGCGGAAAAAGCGTACCGTATTCTTGAAGCTGGTCCCGTTATTCTGGTGTCCACCAGGGGGACAGATGGCCGGACGAATCTGATGACCGCAGGTTTCCACATGATGATGCAGCATGCCCCACCGCTGGTCGGTGTGATTATCGGCCCCTGGGATTACAGCTATCAGGCGCTGTCAGATAGCGGGGAATGTGTTCTGGCTGTACCGCCAGCCGGGATGGCAAAGGCCGTTGTGGACATCGGTAATTGCTCGGGAGAAACAGACGACAAATTTGCGCGTTTCGGCCTGACGCCCATTGCCGCGCAATCGGTCAGTGCGCCTCTGGTAGATGAATGCCTGGCTAACCTGGAGTGCAGAGTGGTGGATGACCGACAGGTGCGGCGCTATAACCTGTGGGTGCTGGAAGTTCAGCGGATTTGGCTTGACAGCGCATGGCAGGAACTGCGTCTGCTCCACCATCAGGGCGATGGCCGTTTCAGTATCGACGGAGAGACGCTTGACCTCAGTGACAGGATGGTAAAATGGCGCGACCTGATGGATTGA
- a CDS encoding SDR family oxidoreductase: protein MSESGSFSRAMPFAGRVAIVTGAASGIGLATVGLLHRQGARIVAVGRGDNVNALAREGVVPVVADVTQEASAELAVRTATEQFGRLDVLINNAGIIINQPVAEMTLREWNQVMAVNATGAFLFSREAMRPMMAAKSGAIVNIGSYACYQSFPGIAAYAASKGALAQLTRTLALEAIAHGIRVNAVGSGDAVTNITNTIQPDGQEYLAEHGRKAPVGRAAHPDEIAEVAAFLASDRASYIVGAVVMADGGMSVAIQ from the coding sequence ATGTCAGAGTCAGGCTCTTTTTCCAGGGCTATGCCCTTTGCAGGCCGTGTTGCGATCGTCACCGGTGCCGCCAGCGGTATCGGCCTGGCGACCGTCGGACTGTTGCACCGCCAGGGCGCACGTATCGTCGCAGTTGGCCGGGGGGATAATGTCAATGCGCTTGCACGCGAAGGCGTTGTCCCCGTTGTCGCCGACGTGACTCAGGAAGCCAGTGCGGAACTGGCCGTGCGGACTGCAACAGAACAGTTCGGTCGCCTCGACGTCTTAATCAACAACGCAGGCATCATCATCAACCAGCCGGTGGCAGAAATGACGCTCAGGGAATGGAACCAGGTCATGGCTGTTAATGCCACGGGCGCATTCCTTTTCTCAAGGGAAGCCATGCGCCCAATGATGGCGGCAAAATCGGGTGCAATCGTTAATATTGGTTCTTACGCCTGTTATCAGTCTTTTCCCGGTATCGCCGCCTATGCAGCTTCCAAGGGGGCGCTGGCACAGTTAACCCGTACACTCGCGCTGGAGGCTATCGCTCACGGTATTCGTGTTAATGCAGTCGGCTCCGGAGATGCGGTGACAAACATCACGAATACAATCCAGCCCGACGGGCAGGAATATCTGGCAGAGCATGGTCGTAAAGCGCCGGTTGGCCGTGCAGCCCACCCCGATGAAATCGCAGAAGTCGCCGCCTTTCTGGCGTCAGACCGGGCCAGTTACATTGTCGGCGCAGTGGTTATGGCCGACGGTGGCATGAGTGTCGCCATTCAGTGA
- a CDS encoding SDR family oxidoreductase translates to MQQQTSPAKVWFITGAARGIGLSLARQLLARGDAVAATSRTLTSLRQAFGDDNARLLALEVDLVNEASVQKAIDSTIAAFGRIDCVVNNAGYGQQGTIEALTDSELRRNFDVNVFAPLHVLRHALPHMRTRRSGHIFNVASIVGFQGGYAGWGSYVASKFALAGLTETLAAELAELNIRATVVYPGPVRTGFLSKETLVVAQRTIADYTEAQASLDLHLNGLDGKQAGNPDKVASLILQAAFADAPPVHLFAGKIANTLAEQKMHAVSQDLDVWRSASDATDFEE, encoded by the coding sequence ATGCAACAACAAACCTCCCCTGCAAAAGTCTGGTTTATCACCGGCGCTGCTCGTGGTATTGGCCTTTCGCTGGCACGCCAGCTACTGGCGCGAGGCGATGCCGTAGCCGCAACCTCCCGCACCCTGACCAGTCTGCGTCAGGCATTCGGCGACGATAACGCGCGACTGCTGGCGCTGGAGGTGGACCTGGTGAACGAAGCCAGCGTTCAAAAAGCCATCGACAGCACCATTGCCGCCTTCGGGCGCATTGACTGTGTGGTCAACAACGCAGGCTACGGCCAGCAGGGCACCATTGAAGCATTAACCGACAGCGAATTGCGTCGCAATTTTGATGTTAACGTGTTTGCACCCCTGCATGTTCTGCGCCATGCCCTGCCGCATATGCGTACGCGGCGCAGCGGCCATATCTTCAACGTGGCGTCGATCGTGGGCTTTCAGGGCGGTTACGCGGGCTGGGGCAGCTATGTCGCCAGCAAATTCGCACTGGCCGGTCTGACCGAAACCCTGGCGGCCGAACTGGCCGAGCTGAACATCAGAGCCACAGTGGTTTATCCTGGACCGGTGCGCACCGGGTTTCTGTCGAAAGAGACGCTGGTCGTGGCCCAGCGCACAATCGCTGACTATACCGAAGCTCAGGCCTCGCTGGACCTCCATCTGAACGGTCTGGACGGCAAACAGGCTGGCAATCCTGATAAAGTCGCTTCTCTGATACTGCAGGCGGCCTTTGCTGACGCCCCTCCCGTGCATCTTTTTGCTGGTAAGATTGCCAACACCCTCGCTGAACAAAAAATGCATGCAGTGAGTCAGGACCTTGATGTCTGGCGAAGCGCGTCAGACGCCACGGATTTTGAAGAGTAA
- a CDS encoding multidrug efflux RND transporter permease subunit, whose translation MKVSKFFIDRPVFAGVLSALFILAGIIAIFRLPVSEYPPVVPPSVIVHAQYPGANATTIAQSVAAPIEETVNGVENMLYMQSLSNEDGNLYLTVTFKLGTDPDQAQQWVQNRVSQALPRLPEDVQRLGVTTNKSSPNITLAVHMISPDGRYNDNYISNYAIRNIKDQLSRIEGVGQVSVWGPGGYAMRIWLNPDAMAARGLTTSDVASAIREQNAQSPVGSVGAAPMAEETPLQLSVNASGRLKTAEEFGNIVLHARQDTRTTLLKDVARIELAAENYAMRTYLDKKPAVALAIQESPGANALEIASQVSRTMKDLKKQFPEGLDYQIVYNPTKSVRAGIEAVLHTLFEAILLVVLVVFLFLQTWRASIIPLLAVPVSITGTMAFLYLFGFSINALSLFGLVLAIGIVVDDAIVVVENVERNIERGMTPYHAACKAMQEVSSPIIAIALTLSAVFVPLAFMSGLTGRFYQQFAVTIAVSTIISAINSLTLSPALSAMLLKSRDSDSDWLTRIMHSSCGRFFTVFNRLFNSSAKRYEKGVGALGQRKILIMVIYGILLAITLLLGRSVPGGFIPAQDKEYLISFVQLPAGASLSRTDRVLEKMNEIARSEPGVSSTSSYAGLSVNGTTTSPGSGLTFVLLKPFEQRPGISADDVAASLNARYQSLPGADFAAVFPAPPVMGLGSLGGFKLQLEDRGNIGYDGMAEVLRRFQAEAAKSPVLTPLFSTYQNNFPQINVDIDRNRAKQLGVNISDITETLQSYLGSYYINDFNIIGRVYQVRMQADAEFRATPEDILKLQTRNADGNMVPLSAIARIEPTHGPELVTRYNGFTAVDLSGAPAPGYSSSQAMEEIERIAMKTLPPGVEYEWTDLTYQQILAGNSAVWIFPLCVFLVFLVLAAQYESLTLPLAVIMIVPMSILSALTGVWLTHGDNNIFTQIGFIVLVGLASKNAILIVEFARELELSGKSACNAVKEACRLRLRPILMTSLAFIMGVIPLMVSHGAGAEMRQAIGISVFSGMLGVTLFGLFMTPVFYLLARQISGKPLHSATLPDAPEERPVTEQASD comes from the coding sequence ATGAAAGTATCAAAATTCTTTATCGACAGGCCGGTTTTTGCTGGAGTACTGTCTGCGTTGTTCATTCTGGCAGGGATTATCGCCATATTTCGTCTACCGGTATCGGAATACCCACCGGTTGTCCCCCCATCCGTTATCGTTCATGCCCAGTATCCTGGAGCCAATGCCACCACGATTGCACAGTCGGTTGCAGCTCCAATAGAGGAAACTGTTAACGGCGTAGAGAATATGCTGTATATGCAGTCACTTTCAAATGAGGATGGCAATCTCTATCTGACAGTGACCTTCAAACTGGGCACAGATCCCGATCAGGCTCAGCAATGGGTGCAGAACCGGGTGTCGCAGGCTCTGCCCCGGTTACCTGAAGATGTCCAGCGACTGGGTGTCACAACCAATAAAAGCTCGCCGAATATCACACTTGCCGTTCATATGATATCGCCTGATGGCAGATATAACGATAATTACATCAGTAATTACGCCATACGTAACATCAAAGACCAGCTCTCGCGTATTGAGGGAGTTGGCCAGGTATCAGTATGGGGCCCCGGTGGTTACGCGATGCGAATCTGGCTTAATCCTGATGCTATGGCTGCTCGCGGACTGACGACATCAGATGTCGCCTCTGCTATCCGTGAACAAAACGCCCAGTCACCAGTGGGAAGCGTTGGCGCAGCCCCTATGGCAGAAGAAACACCGTTACAGTTGTCAGTTAATGCCAGCGGTCGGCTTAAAACGGCTGAAGAATTTGGCAACATTGTGCTCCATGCCCGACAGGATACCAGAACGACATTATTGAAGGATGTCGCCCGTATTGAACTGGCCGCTGAAAATTATGCCATGCGTACTTACCTGGATAAAAAGCCTGCGGTAGCGCTGGCCATACAGGAGTCTCCGGGCGCAAATGCTCTGGAAATTGCCTCACAAGTAAGTCGCACAATGAAAGATCTGAAAAAACAGTTCCCTGAAGGACTGGATTACCAGATAGTTTATAATCCAACCAAATCAGTCAGGGCGGGTATAGAAGCTGTGCTTCATACTCTTTTTGAGGCCATACTCCTCGTGGTACTGGTTGTTTTTCTTTTCCTCCAGACCTGGCGAGCATCAATCATTCCTCTGCTGGCTGTTCCCGTTTCGATAACCGGCACAATGGCATTTCTGTACCTTTTTGGGTTTTCAATCAATGCCCTGAGCCTTTTTGGCCTCGTCCTGGCTATTGGCATTGTCGTTGATGATGCCATTGTTGTTGTTGAAAATGTAGAAAGAAACATAGAAAGAGGCATGACGCCATATCATGCCGCCTGCAAGGCTATGCAGGAAGTCAGTAGTCCCATTATTGCGATCGCGCTGACGCTGAGTGCCGTATTTGTTCCGCTGGCTTTTATGAGTGGCCTGACCGGGAGGTTTTATCAGCAGTTTGCAGTGACAATAGCAGTTTCAACGATTATCTCCGCTATTAACTCCCTTACGCTCTCACCGGCTCTCTCTGCCATGCTACTGAAGTCACGTGATTCAGACAGCGACTGGCTTACGCGCATTATGCATAGTAGTTGTGGACGGTTCTTTACTGTTTTCAACCGCCTGTTCAACAGTAGTGCCAAGCGATATGAAAAAGGTGTTGGCGCGCTTGGCCAGCGCAAGATTCTGATTATGGTGATTTATGGCATTCTGCTGGCAATTACGCTGTTACTGGGCAGGTCTGTACCTGGGGGGTTTATCCCTGCTCAGGATAAAGAATACCTTATCAGTTTTGTGCAGCTTCCCGCTGGCGCATCATTGTCCAGAACAGACCGGGTATTGGAAAAAATGAATGAAATAGCACGAAGTGAGCCAGGGGTATCTTCCACATCTTCTTATGCTGGATTGTCTGTAAACGGCACCACCACAAGCCCTGGTTCCGGTCTGACATTTGTCCTCCTCAAGCCTTTTGAGCAACGGCCTGGCATCAGCGCAGATGATGTTGCCGCCTCTCTGAATGCCAGATATCAGTCACTTCCTGGCGCAGATTTTGCGGCTGTTTTCCCGGCACCACCCGTTATGGGGCTGGGCTCTCTGGGGGGATTCAAATTGCAGCTTGAAGACAGAGGAAATATCGGTTATGACGGAATGGCCGAAGTACTTCGACGCTTTCAGGCAGAAGCAGCTAAATCACCTGTGCTGACGCCACTTTTTTCAACATACCAGAATAATTTTCCACAAATTAATGTCGATATTGACCGTAATCGCGCCAAACAACTTGGGGTGAACATCAGTGATATCACCGAGACATTACAATCCTATCTTGGCTCATATTATATAAATGATTTCAATATAATAGGTCGTGTATATCAGGTAAGAATGCAGGCCGACGCAGAGTTCAGGGCGACCCCGGAGGATATACTGAAACTTCAGACCCGAAATGCCGATGGCAATATGGTACCGCTGTCTGCCATAGCCCGTATTGAGCCGACACACGGTCCTGAGCTGGTTACCCGTTATAACGGTTTTACAGCGGTCGATCTTAGTGGCGCTCCTGCTCCAGGCTATTCTTCAAGTCAGGCGATGGAAGAGATTGAACGTATAGCGATGAAAACACTTCCACCCGGCGTAGAGTATGAGTGGACAGACCTGACCTACCAGCAAATTCTTGCAGGCAACAGTGCCGTCTGGATTTTTCCACTCTGTGTATTCCTGGTATTCCTGGTACTGGCTGCCCAGTATGAAAGCCTTACGCTCCCTTTGGCTGTCATTATGATTGTCCCAATGAGTATCCTTTCTGCACTTACCGGGGTGTGGCTGACTCATGGGGACAATAATATCTTTACGCAAATTGGATTTATCGTCCTGGTCGGGCTCGCATCTAAAAATGCCATTCTTATCGTTGAATTTGCCCGTGAACTTGAGCTTTCAGGTAAGTCTGCCTGTAACGCAGTGAAGGAAGCATGCCGTCTCAGGCTGCGTCCTATTCTGATGACCTCACTGGCTTTCATCATGGGTGTAATCCCCCTGATGGTATCGCATGGAGCAGGCGCTGAGATGCGTCAGGCTATCGGGATATCGGTATTCTCTGGAATGCTTGGCGTCACCCTTTTTGGCTTGTTTATGACCCCCGTGTTCTACCTGTTAGCCCGACAAATATCAGGGAAACCACTGCACTCGGCCACTTTACCGGACGCGCCTGAGGAACGGCCGGTAACAGAACAGGCTTCAGACTAA
- a CDS encoding Rrf2 family transcriptional regulator, whose translation MRKDHRLSRALHVLIHMDKIRDPVTSEDIALMINTNPVVVRRLFQGLKQAGIIHSEKGHGGGWTLQKPLGDITLLQVFHAIGSTELFSIGWATEHDKCQIEDAVNNEISDTLEEARRLITNRFAELTLDKLVPEVLKHK comes from the coding sequence ATGAGAAAAGACCACCGGCTGTCCCGTGCATTACACGTGCTGATACATATGGATAAAATCCGCGATCCCGTTACCTCGGAAGATATAGCATTGATGATCAATACGAATCCGGTCGTGGTCAGACGCCTTTTCCAGGGGCTCAAACAGGCGGGTATCATTCATTCTGAAAAAGGGCATGGAGGTGGCTGGACACTCCAGAAACCTCTCGGAGACATCACTCTCCTTCAGGTTTTCCACGCTATTGGCAGCACTGAACTTTTTTCAATAGGCTGGGCGACTGAGCATGACAAATGCCAGATAGAGGATGCAGTTAACAATGAAATAAGTGATACGCTTGAAGAGGCGAGACGTCTGATTACAAACCGCTTTGCTGAACTTACCCTTGATAAGCTTGTGCCGGAAGTCCTTAAACATAAATAA
- a CDS encoding LysR family transcriptional regulator, whose amino-acid sequence MLDKLTGMRAFVVVVQTGSFVAAADRLDMSPQMVARHIATLEKQLETRLLNRTTRRQSLTPAGSLYYRRCETILQAINSAEREASSSSAILAGTLRLNAPVTFGRYVLVDFLSIFLERYPQMRIELILSDDVINPASEDFDLVIRIGELDKKLRLAAKPLPAYRFIACAAPQYLAKYGHPEQPSDLKHHECLVFAPWSAGLSHYWPFSSSEGYAEVMVNSRLAINDWGAILEAALRGTGLLFGYEKGLERFIKMGKLVPVLEDFNIPPREMHLLYDPSRANENRYKVFIDELYEHLS is encoded by the coding sequence ATGCTGGATAAACTTACCGGAATGCGGGCCTTCGTTGTTGTGGTTCAGACAGGCTCTTTTGTTGCGGCCGCAGACCGGCTCGATATGTCGCCTCAGATGGTGGCTCGCCATATCGCCACACTTGAGAAGCAGCTTGAAACGCGCCTGCTTAACCGAACGACGCGTAGGCAAAGCCTGACGCCGGCAGGCTCGCTGTACTACAGGCGTTGTGAAACAATTTTACAAGCCATCAACAGTGCAGAACGGGAAGCAAGCAGTTCGAGTGCGATTCTTGCAGGTACGCTACGGCTGAATGCGCCGGTAACATTCGGCCGTTATGTCTTAGTGGATTTTTTGAGCATATTTCTTGAGCGTTATCCGCAAATGCGTATTGAACTTATTCTTTCTGATGACGTTATTAATCCTGCTTCAGAAGATTTTGACCTGGTGATACGCATCGGCGAGCTTGATAAGAAACTCAGACTTGCGGCAAAACCGTTGCCTGCGTACCGATTTATTGCATGCGCTGCTCCTCAATACCTGGCAAAGTACGGTCATCCAGAACAACCTTCTGATCTGAAACATCATGAGTGTCTGGTTTTTGCACCTTGGTCTGCGGGATTAAGCCATTACTGGCCTTTTTCCAGCAGTGAGGGATATGCGGAAGTGATGGTAAACTCTCGCTTGGCTATTAACGACTGGGGAGCAATCCTTGAGGCGGCATTAAGAGGTACTGGCTTGCTATTTGGTTATGAAAAGGGACTTGAACGATTTATTAAAATGGGAAAACTCGTTCCTGTTCTGGAAGATTTTAATATTCCCCCTCGGGAAATGCATTTATTGTATGACCCTTCTCGGGCTAACGAAAACCGGTATAAAGTTTTTATTGACGAATTGTATGAACATCTTAGCTAA
- a CDS encoding DUF2857 domain-containing protein, whose product MIPLINYTILTDALHALKVGDIRHCESLGFTFDEMNALNELSLDELFAVSRAAAPFVSVSVRHDVLHHLLAQARQEYRQQQQINRAIRLGGSIALLNHYFGLTSNDVCLRRRLLGVSVPYGRTPEPDEETDAEIWRQWQKCRMENLESPDALMAIMKVTELLLPRFQGLSLTMVWRRITLCEKEVAANRRAPDAG is encoded by the coding sequence ATGATTCCATTAATTAATTACACCATCTTAACTGATGCGTTGCACGCTCTGAAAGTTGGGGATATTCGTCACTGCGAGTCCCTCGGATTCACTTTCGACGAAATGAATGCTCTTAATGAGTTATCACTCGATGAACTGTTTGCTGTCAGCCGGGCGGCGGCTCCCTTTGTTTCGGTCAGTGTCCGCCATGATGTTCTGCATCATTTACTGGCGCAGGCCCGACAGGAATACCGACAACAGCAGCAGATTAACCGGGCTATCCGGCTGGGCGGTTCTATCGCGTTGCTCAACCACTACTTTGGCCTGACGTCTAATGATGTCTGCCTTCGCCGACGGTTGCTGGGTGTCAGCGTGCCATATGGACGTACACCTGAGCCGGATGAAGAGACAGATGCCGAGATCTGGCGGCAATGGCAGAAGTGCCGGATGGAAAACCTTGAATCCCCCGACGCGCTGATGGCCATTATGAAGGTTACTGAACTCTTGCTACCAAGGTTCCAGGGACTGTCACTCACCATGGTATGGAGACGTATCACGCTTTGTGAAAAGGAAGTTGCCGCTAACAGGAGGGCACCAGATGCCGGATGA
- a CDS encoding TraR/DksA family transcriptional regulator translates to MPDEIDRDQEFNEQRLEEMIEQSRFKPGSTPSLFHCRVCGKPIPEKRRQALPGVTTCTECQEKLERSSR, encoded by the coding sequence ATGCCGGATGAGATCGATCGCGATCAGGAATTTAATGAGCAGCGCCTGGAGGAGATGATTGAACAGAGTCGTTTTAAGCCGGGGTCGACACCATCATTATTTCACTGTCGTGTATGTGGTAAACCCATTCCAGAAAAGCGACGGCAAGCACTGCCGGGTGTAACCACCTGTACGGAATGTCAGGAAAAACTTGAACGTAGTAGCCGCTGA
- a CDS encoding AraC family transcriptional regulator → MPERLPSISQQSEMAAMICQLAPHEGHTRTLLDGVRLMRADGALGRTPVLYEPGIVIVCQGHKRGYLADRVYHYDPLHYLVLSVPLPFSSETDASPAEPLLAVSIRLDMTAVADLVMAVDHHATASGSPVGIVSTPLDDTLADTTVRLLKVLFSPLEARVLGPGIVRELIFRVLLGEQGGAIRAALACHGNFGRIARTLRRIHLDYARPLDVASLAHEAGLSVPAFHAHFKAVAATSPIQYIKSVRLHQARLMMIRDNVTAAGAAARVGYESASQFNREFKRLFGRSPGEETRKMRTAFALMEPAQLEAATSTH, encoded by the coding sequence ATGCCAGAAAGATTGCCCTCCATATCTCAACAGTCCGAAATGGCGGCTATGATTTGCCAGCTCGCCCCTCATGAAGGTCACACCCGTACGTTGCTGGATGGCGTGCGTCTGATGCGTGCTGACGGCGCACTGGGGCGTACCCCCGTGTTGTACGAACCAGGCATTGTTATTGTCTGTCAGGGGCACAAAAGAGGTTACCTGGCTGACAGGGTTTACCACTACGACCCGTTGCACTACCTGGTGCTGTCAGTACCTCTGCCATTTTCAAGCGAGACAGATGCCAGTCCGGCAGAGCCTTTGCTTGCTGTGTCTATTCGTCTGGATATGACAGCGGTGGCAGACCTGGTTATGGCTGTCGATCACCATGCCACTGCATCAGGTTCACCCGTTGGCATTGTCTCCACACCACTTGACGACACGCTGGCAGATACGACAGTTCGTCTTCTGAAGGTATTATTTTCACCACTTGAAGCGCGGGTTCTGGGGCCGGGGATTGTGCGAGAGCTGATTTTTCGTGTTCTGCTGGGTGAACAGGGCGGAGCCATTCGTGCTGCGCTGGCCTGTCATGGCAACTTTGGACGTATTGCGCGTACGTTACGGCGTATCCACCTCGATTACGCCCGGCCACTGGATGTGGCTTCACTTGCGCACGAAGCTGGCCTGAGCGTACCGGCTTTTCATGCGCATTTCAAAGCCGTTGCGGCGACTTCTCCCATCCAGTACATCAAGTCAGTGCGTCTTCATCAGGCGCGACTGATGATGATACGGGACAACGTTACTGCAGCAGGGGCAGCAGCGCGGGTCGGCTACGAAAGTGCGTCGCAGTTCAATCGGGAGTTCAAAAGACTGTTTGGTCGCAGCCCCGGAGAGGAGACGCGCAAAATGCGCACAGCATTCGCACTGATGGAACCTGCGCAACTCGAAGCAGCGACGTCGACACACTAA